One genomic window of Candidatus Nanohalobium constans includes the following:
- a CDS encoding nucleotidyltransferase domain-containing protein, translated as MFAELNTRHQKILRQFFQDPELEISARELSRRTDISPAWISKNIDLLSDKKFLEIKEEKASNKITTGENFQELKEVYNLGEIKESGIVENLDKELRPEAIILFGSYEQGNDRKDSDIDIAIINGREKEVNLKEFEKDLERKIELQFIENPKDSDKNFRNSLANGKTLKGFAELI; from the coding sequence ATGTTTGCTGAGTTAAACACCCGGCATCAGAAAATCCTGCGACAGTTTTTTCAAGATCCAGAACTAGAAATATCTGCAAGAGAGCTATCGCGAAGGACAGATATCTCGCCGGCATGGATATCAAAAAATATAGACCTGCTCTCAGACAAGAAGTTCTTGGAAATTAAGGAAGAGAAAGCTTCGAACAAAATAACGACCGGGGAGAACTTCCAAGAGTTGAAAGAAGTCTACAACCTAGGAGAGATCAAGGAATCAGGCATAGTGGAAAACCTAGATAAAGAGCTGAGACCGGAAGCAATAATCTTATTCGGATCCTACGAGCAAGGAAATGACAGGAAAGACTCAGACATAGACATAGCTATAATCAACGGAAGAGAAAAAGAAGTAAACTTGAAAGAGTTTGAGAAAGATTTAGAGAGAAAAATAGAGTTACAGTTTATAGAAAATCCTAAAGATTCCGACAAAAACTTCAGAAACAGCCTTGCCAACGGCAAGACACTAAAAGGATTCGCAGAACTGATTTAA
- a CDS encoding thioredoxin family protein translates to MSLKKSDSELSQGDYAPEFKLENHDGEKVELSDLDNYDGVLVVFMCNHCPYVKAQTEELRELNDEFSSIAIVGINPNSETHPDDSVEKMGEFIEENDLESPHFYYLTDPEQEIAEQYGAKCTPDPFLLDWRHRLYYQGRLNDKMGPDQEVENREMKKVIEDMLKRREPPKDQKPSQGCSIKWKD, encoded by the coding sequence ATGAGCCTAAAAAAATCAGATTCAGAGCTTTCACAAGGAGACTACGCACCCGAATTCAAACTCGAAAACCATGATGGAGAAAAAGTCGAATTAAGCGATCTGGACAACTATGACGGCGTCCTCGTCGTATTCATGTGCAACCACTGCCCCTATGTCAAAGCTCAGACAGAAGAACTGAGAGAACTGAATGACGAGTTCTCTTCAATAGCTATAGTCGGAATAAATCCTAACAGCGAGACACATCCAGACGACTCAGTCGAGAAAATGGGGGAATTTATTGAAGAGAATGATCTGGAATCCCCGCACTTCTACTACCTGACAGACCCAGAACAGGAAATCGCAGAACAGTATGGAGCGAAATGCACACCAGATCCCTTCCTACTGGACTGGAGACATAGATTATACTATCAAGGCCGATTAAACGATAAGATGGGTCCTGACCAGGAAGTAGAGAACCGAGAGATGAAAAAGGTAATCGAAGATATGCTGAAGAGACGGGAACCTCCAAAAGATCAGAAGCCGAGTCAGGGCTGCAGTATTAAGTGGAAAGATTAG
- a CDS encoding PH domain-containing protein — MEPEGGLHEGESVKKHFTPSPWKYLGWYLLGLILLPLMLIGVIVWIIAEIHRKGHKYFITNERVIREFKFLSRDTTEATFDLITETSIDQPLGYRMLNIGDVNVKTASGQVIEFGAIPNPKNAKNQITEAKHRDKNEVQKVEMVENGDTEYCQDCGEEVSSSSTYCSSCGHKIEKEQSKKEEKSIDYSTMLKGSIQEVKDDIKALEDPDYAEIIEEEKQNKERKTLIEWLEGKEE; from the coding sequence ATGGAGCCTGAAGGAGGACTTCACGAAGGAGAGTCTGTCAAAAAACATTTCACACCGAGCCCATGGAAATATCTTGGCTGGTATCTTCTTGGATTGATTTTACTTCCACTCATGTTGATCGGAGTAATCGTCTGGATTATCGCAGAAATACACAGAAAAGGACATAAATACTTTATAACAAACGAGCGAGTTATCAGAGAGTTCAAGTTCCTAAGCCGGGATACAACGGAGGCAACTTTCGACTTAATCACGGAGACTTCGATAGATCAACCTCTCGGATACAGAATGCTTAACATCGGCGATGTAAATGTGAAAACCGCTTCAGGACAAGTAATAGAGTTCGGCGCCATCCCTAACCCGAAAAACGCTAAAAACCAGATAACGGAAGCCAAACACCGAGACAAGAACGAAGTCCAGAAAGTAGAAATGGTGGAAAACGGAGATACAGAATACTGTCAAGACTGCGGAGAAGAAGTCTCATCATCCAGCACCTACTGCTCAAGCTGCGGACACAAAATAGAGAAAGAACAGTCGAAAAAAGAAGAGAAAAGTATAGACTACAGCACCATGTTAAAGGGAAGCATCCAAGAAGTAAAAGATGATATCAAAGCACTTGAAGACCCAGACTATGCAGAAATTATCGAAGAAGAAAAACAAAACAAAGAAAGAAAAACACTGATCGAATGGTTAGAAGGTAAAGAAGAATGA
- a CDS encoding class I fructose-bisphosphate aldolase produces MKDMDDSAITRNGNSLILAYDHGTEHGPVDFEPMPKSADPRHVFEVSQHDAVTALALQKGNAEYYRNWQENTGNEGAPLLLKINGNSSLPKREDYYSPKQCSVQYAVEELDADAIGYTMYAGSIHEDEMWKDFREVQEEARKYDVPVVMWSYPRGKGIEENPDYSGQKDPEVVAYGARLGLELGADMVKCKYPGNQEDWERLESQVAELKTVMSGGSKRSDRAFLQDVHDTIEVSGNGLAVGRNIFQREEPGELLDKLEKVIFEGKTVDEAM; encoded by the coding sequence ATGAAAGATATGGATGACTCCGCGATCACACGGAATGGAAACTCTTTGATACTGGCCTATGACCACGGAACAGAACACGGTCCGGTTGACTTCGAGCCGATGCCGAAAAGTGCTGACCCGCGGCATGTCTTTGAAGTTTCTCAGCACGATGCAGTGACTGCTTTAGCTCTTCAGAAAGGAAATGCAGAATACTACAGAAACTGGCAGGAAAATACAGGAAACGAAGGAGCACCACTTCTACTTAAAATAAACGGAAACTCCAGCCTTCCAAAACGAGAAGATTACTATAGTCCAAAACAATGCAGTGTACAGTACGCTGTAGAAGAACTGGACGCTGATGCAATCGGGTACACGATGTACGCGGGAAGCATTCATGAAGACGAAATGTGGAAAGATTTCAGGGAAGTACAGGAAGAAGCAAGAAAATATGATGTTCCTGTAGTTATGTGGAGCTATCCAAGAGGAAAAGGAATAGAAGAAAACCCTGACTACTCAGGTCAGAAAGATCCAGAAGTAGTAGCTTACGGAGCTAGGTTAGGACTGGAGTTAGGTGCTGACATGGTAAAATGCAAGTATCCAGGGAATCAGGAAGACTGGGAGAGACTTGAAAGCCAGGTAGCAGAATTAAAAACTGTTATGAGCGGCGGATCTAAGAGAAGTGACAGAGCATTCCTCCAAGATGTACATGACACTATTGAAGTGAGTGGGAACGGTTTAGCAGTAGGTAGAAACATCTTCCAGCGTGAAGAGCCGGGAGAACTGCTTGATAAGCTGGAAAAAGTAATTTTCGAAGGAAAGACCGTCGACGAAGCAATGTGA
- a CDS encoding class 1 fructose-bisphosphatase, producing the protein MDKQEVVDEVFHSVAEVAPHISSGLLKRREYVGEENPSDEKQLEADVWANEFLKEEITSLEGVGEFASEEEHEVTDCGEGLSVTVDPLDGSSNIPTNNIVGTIVGIYDEELPCRGKNIVAAFYVVYGPLTSFTIARDGQVDEYVLEESKGDGVELHKASEDIQIPEPYVYGFGGNKHWGSDFERLKEDISDDLKLRYGGAMVGDVNQVLHQGGVFGYPAREDAENGKLRLLFEANPMAYIFETAGGKSSDGDKSILRVKAEELHQRTPVFVGSEESVRKVNERGLSLH; encoded by the coding sequence GTGGATAAACAAGAAGTAGTCGACGAGGTCTTCCATTCTGTAGCTGAGGTAGCGCCTCACATATCCTCAGGTCTACTCAAGAGGAGAGAGTATGTAGGTGAGGAAAATCCCAGTGATGAGAAGCAGTTAGAGGCTGATGTCTGGGCCAATGAATTCCTCAAGGAGGAAATCACCTCACTTGAGGGTGTAGGCGAGTTCGCATCTGAGGAAGAGCACGAAGTAACGGATTGTGGAGAGGGACTATCTGTAACTGTCGATCCTCTGGATGGCTCTTCAAACATTCCGACGAATAATATTGTCGGCACTATCGTTGGTATCTATGATGAAGAACTTCCTTGCAGAGGTAAAAATATTGTAGCGGCTTTTTATGTTGTATATGGCCCATTAACAAGTTTTACGATTGCCAGAGATGGGCAAGTTGATGAGTATGTGCTGGAAGAATCTAAAGGTGATGGTGTAGAACTGCACAAAGCTAGTGAAGATATTCAGATCCCTGAGCCATATGTCTACGGCTTTGGAGGCAACAAGCACTGGGGCAGTGATTTTGAACGCTTGAAGGAGGATATTTCTGATGATTTGAAGCTTCGTTACGGCGGTGCGATGGTAGGAGATGTCAATCAAGTGCTTCACCAGGGAGGAGTATTTGGATATCCTGCTCGTGAAGACGCCGAAAACGGCAAACTCAGGCTTCTCTTCGAAGCAAATCCTATGGCTTACATTTTCGAAACAGCAGGAGGCAAGTCTAGTGATGGTGATAAATCAATCCTCAGAGTCAAGGCTGAAGAACTACATCAGAGAACTCCAGTATTTGTAGGGTCGGAGGAATCGGTTAGGAAAGTTAACGAAAGAGGTCTGTCTCTGCACTGA